Part of the Dehalococcoidia bacterium genome, CTGCCACCTCCTTAGCCCTTCATCTGCATAGGCTGGCCGCAGCAGTGGATCTGGCCGTCGCCGCCGCGGGTGACGATGAACTCGCTGCCGCAGACGGTGCATTGATAGCGCTTGCCTACCTGATTGGCCATCGCCCATCACCTGCTCAGGGGATGATGTAGGGACGGCTGTCCCTGCCTGAATATAGCGCAGGGGTGTTGCTCGGTCAACTTCCCGACCTCTCGACCACGATGTAGTCCCCCCGCATCTCGCCAGGGTGGATGGTGCAGTTGAAGTAATATCGTCCGGCCGGCAGGGGCGGCACGATGACGGTGCGCTGGCAGGGGCCAGTGCACTGTTCGGTGCCGGCGATGCGCTCCCGCATGGTGCGGTCGCGCCAGACCACCAGGTCGTGGGGCACCCCCGAGTCCTGGTTGTCCAGGGTAATGGTGATGGCCTGCCCCGCCGCCGCCGTTATCTGCCGCGTGTCGAACCGCAGTCCCCGCACGGCACGGACCGACGCGCTGGTGACGGGCGTGCCAGTGGGCTGGGGGGTGCCTTCTTCGTCGCCGGCGCAGGCCGTCACCAGAGCCGCACAGGCAGTGGCCACGAGCAGCAGTAGCCGCACTGCTACTGCCCCACCGTTATGTAGCCCCACATCTCGGTGGGGTGAGCATCGCAGCGAAAGGCGAAGATGCCGGGCTGCTGGAAGGTGAGCCTGGCCTCGGCCTGCTGCCCGCCGGTCAGGTAGGCGCCCCCTGGCGGCACCGTCTGGTCATCGGCAGTGTTCCACTGGCCGTCGGGGCCAGCTACACGCAGGTTGTGGGGGGCCTGTCCCTGGTTCACCAGTCGCACCGTCACCGGCTGTCCCGCGGGCACCTTCAGGTTATTGCGCAGGAAGCGGTTGTCCTGCATGGGCACCTCGATGACGCCGTTCTGGGGCTCGGTGACGGTGGCCTGGGTGGGCTGGGCTGTGCGCGGCCGCTGGGGCTGGCCCGGGCTGGGGGTCAGCTCGACGCCAGGCTCCTGCTGGGTCACGGGTGGTCGCTGGCCACAGGGCGGCGTGCCGCCCTCGCCGGTGAGAGGACCCTCGGGAGGCACCTGAGGCCCGTTGAAGACCTGGGTGCCGGCAGTGTGGGGTCGCGCCTCGGTCCCGAAGGCGCCCCGCTCCACCACGATCTCGTTGCTGGGGTCCTGGATCACTGTGCCCCGCCGGTGCTCTTGGGGCCTCGTCCCGTCCACGCCTCGGGCGACCACGATGGAGTTGGTAGCGGCATCCACCCGCAGCACCCGCATCTTCTCGCTGCCGGCCTGGACCACCGTACCGGGGCGGAAGTCGGCGGCCGACTCCAGCAGCAGCGTGTCATCGCTGGGGCCGACGCGACGGGCCAGGCTGCTGGAGGCAGGGAACTGGACCACCTTCACCACCTCAGAGCCTTCCTCGCCCGAG contains:
- a CDS encoding desulfoferrodoxin — translated: MANQVGKRYQCTVCGSEFIVTRGGDGQIHCCGQPMQMKG
- a CDS encoding cupredoxin domain-containing protein is translated as MRLLLLVATACAALVTACAGDEEGTPQPTGTPVTSASVRAVRGLRFDTRQITAAAGQAITITLDNQDSGVPHDLVVWRDRTMRERIAGTEQCTGPCQRTVIVPPLPAGRYYFNCTIHPGEMRGDYIVVERSGS
- a CDS encoding cupredoxin domain-containing protein, producing MNTSKQVNVMIGLLFLLVITFGMYFVWDQNVRAERAEDRQAEENAIRGGKIFALNCRICHGDQGLGSQENPNLPGAALNLESYRTTDAGQLRTLHQRLFETIRCGRVGTLMPTWGEDQGGTLNNTQMEQLVALITGSWGDEHPPTVRKLLAQAQEARAAGDEATASELEARAQAFLNEISEKGWETALELAHEQDTIRTPGGDVLRLARDIGATDTTLLLNDAHVGLSRDQLLRIGPSGEEGSEVVKVVQFPASSSLARRVGPSDDTLLLESAADFRPGTVVQAGSEKMRVLRVDAATNSIVVARGVDGTRPQEHRRGTVIQDPSNEIVVERGAFGTEARPHTAGTQVFNGPQVPPEGPLTGEGGTPPCGQRPPVTQQEPGVELTPSPGQPQRPRTAQPTQATVTEPQNGVIEVPMQDNRFLRNNLKVPAGQPVTVRLVNQGQAPHNLRVAGPDGQWNTADDQTVPPGGAYLTGGQQAEARLTFQQPGIFAFRCDAHPTEMWGYITVGQ